Genomic DNA from bacterium:
CCATCCTCACCGCGATCCCCTCGGCGCCGATGGGCAGTCCGGGCGACGGCGTCTGCTCGGCGACGTACCCGGTCCCCTCGCAGCGCAGCGGCACGCCGAGGCGGGCCGCCTCGCGGCGCACGTCGCGGTTGGACCAGCCGAGCAGGTCGGGGCACAGCCGAGAGTCGGCGCCGGTCGCGACGCGCAGCGGGGCCAGGGTGATGGTGACGGTCTCGCCGGGCAGGCAACCCGTGCCCGCACCGGGCACCTGGGCCACGACCACGCCCTCGCCCACGGCGCCGGCCAGGTGCAGTCCGGCCCCGGCAACGGCCTCGCGCGCCGCGGCGGCGGACAGGTAGAGCAGGTCCGGCACGGGCTTCGCGCCGCTGCGGTCGCGGCGGGGCAGCCGGACGTGCGCCGCGGTTTCGGCGCCCACGAGCCAGTCCGTGCTGCGCCCGACCTCCTGGACGATCCGTCCGAACAGCGGGGCCGCGCTCTGCGAGGCGTAGTGGTGAGCGTAGTCGGGCTCGTCCAACATCGTCAGGATCACCAGGCGCGGCTCTGCGGCGGGCACCATCCCCAGGAACGTCGACATGTACTTGCCGGGCACGTAGCCCTCGCCCGGCAGGGCCTTCTGGGCCGTGCCGGTCTTGCCGCCGCACTCGATCCACTCCAGGCCGGCGGCCCGCCCGGTACCTCGCCGCACGACCTCGCCCAGCGCGTCGCGCAGCAGGGCCGCCACTTCGGCCGACACCGCGCGGTGCAGGGCTTCGGGCCGGGTGCGCTTGACGATCGACCCGTCCTTCTCGCGGATCTCGACGACCAGGCGCGGCGCCATCAGCATCCCGCCGTTGGCCACCGCGGCGGCCGCCATCGCCAACTGGATGGGCGTGGCGAGCAGCTCCTGGCCGATGGCGACCGTCGACTGCGTGCGCCGCGACCAGCGGCCCGGCTCCTGCAGCGCGCCGCGCGTGCGGCCGGGATAGGGCACCTCGTCGCGGACGCCGAAGCCCAGGTTGGTGAGGTCGTCGAAGTACTGCTCGCGGTCCAGCGCCAGCACGGTGCGCGCGAAGTAGACGTTGCTGGAGTGGACGAACGCGTTCAGGAACGACATGCGCCCGAAGTCGTGCCCTTCGGAGTTGTGGATCTTGTAGCGGTCGAACTGGATGTTGTCGCAGTCGTAGACGGCGGCGGTGTCGAGCTCGGAACGGTCGAGCAGCGAGGCCGCGGTGAAGATCTTGAAGACCGACCCCGGTTCGTAGGCCCCCGTGAAGACGAAGTTGTCCCA
This window encodes:
- a CDS encoding penicillin-binding transpeptidase domain-containing protein — translated: TAGLECSLDEDLAGQPGKGLMYAMGPGDNTDGLQVTEPAVDGHDVMLTIDADLQIIAEQELAAAVDTCHAVGGAVLIVDPRTGDILAAADTPVLRERSDAKGPSAWDNFVFTGAYEPGSVFKIFTAASLLDRSELDTAAVYDCDNIQFDRYKIHNSEGHDFGRMSFLNAFVHSSNVYFARTVLALDREQYFDDLTNLGFGVRDEVPYPGRTRGALQEPGRWSRRTQSTVAIGQELLATPIQLAMAAAAVANGGMLMAPRLVVEIREKDGSIVKRTRPEALHRAVSAEVAALLRDALGEVVRRGTGRAAGLEWIECGGKTGTAQKALPGEGYVPGKYMSTFLGMVPAAEPRLVILTMLDEPDYAHHYASQSAAPLFGRIVQEVGRSTDWLVGAETAAHVRLPRRDRSGAKPVPDLLYLSAAAAREAVAGAGLHLAGAVGEGVVVAQVPGAGTGCLPGETVTITLAPLRVATGADSRLCPDLLGWSNRDVRREAARLGVPLRCEGTGYVAEQTPSPGLPIGAEGIAVRMVERW